The following proteins come from a genomic window of Hymenobacter canadensis:
- the hemG gene encoding protoporphyrinogen oxidase — MSIAIIGGGISGLTLAWQLQKAGVAYDLFEADATPGGCLRSLPHPAGYLLETGPNSLQLSDELQELITELDLTDKIQDAADVSKHRYVLRDGRIQELPGSPPALLTSSFFSLKARFSLVRELLRPAAAPNPQETVAGFFRRRFGPELVDYAVNPFISGIYAGDPEQLLIHKTFGKVAALEQQHGSVLRGLAKAGGGAGRKRIITLQGGIQTLTDALAARLIHRHVGQPVQALQRLPNGHYQLRTVAGRESQHAALVLALPTYAAAPLLQPLFPEAAAALAAVHYPPMAAIYTAYQRADVSHPLNGFGALSPKIEQPYAAGTIWTSAIFPDRAPAGQVLFTTFVGGTQYEEHARQPEATQKAAVHAELSQLYGIREGAQPAWQFRYFWERAIPQFDHRIVAAHAAADTLQTQNIWSAANWRGGVGVPDCIRHARQIAAQLVA; from the coding sequence ATGTCCATAGCAATTATCGGAGGCGGAATCTCGGGGCTTACGCTGGCCTGGCAGCTGCAGAAAGCTGGTGTCGCCTACGACCTGTTTGAGGCCGACGCCACGCCCGGCGGCTGTTTGCGCAGCCTGCCCCATCCGGCCGGCTACCTCCTCGAAACCGGCCCCAACTCCCTGCAACTCAGCGACGAGCTACAGGAGCTAATTACGGAGCTCGACCTAACCGACAAAATCCAGGATGCCGCCGACGTCAGCAAGCACCGCTACGTGCTGCGCGACGGCCGCATTCAGGAGCTGCCCGGCTCGCCACCGGCCCTGCTCACCAGTAGCTTTTTCAGTTTGAAGGCCCGGTTCAGCTTGGTGCGGGAGCTGCTGCGGCCGGCCGCCGCGCCCAATCCGCAGGAAACGGTAGCCGGCTTTTTCCGCCGCCGCTTCGGGCCTGAGCTGGTCGATTATGCCGTGAATCCGTTCATTTCCGGCATCTACGCCGGCGACCCCGAGCAGCTGCTGATTCATAAGACGTTCGGGAAAGTGGCGGCGCTGGAGCAGCAGCACGGCTCGGTACTGCGTGGGCTGGCCAAAGCCGGGGGCGGCGCGGGCCGCAAGCGCATCATCACGCTGCAGGGCGGCATCCAGACCCTTACCGACGCACTGGCCGCCCGCCTCATCCACCGCCACGTAGGCCAACCCGTGCAGGCCCTGCAGCGCCTCCCCAACGGCCACTACCAGCTGCGCACAGTCGCCGGCCGCGAAAGCCAGCACGCGGCCCTGGTGCTGGCGCTGCCTACCTACGCCGCGGCGCCCCTGCTGCAGCCGCTGTTTCCGGAGGCGGCCGCAGCGCTGGCGGCCGTGCACTACCCGCCTATGGCCGCCATCTACACCGCCTACCAGCGCGCCGACGTGAGCCATCCGCTAAACGGCTTCGGGGCCCTAAGCCCCAAAATCGAGCAGCCCTACGCGGCCGGCACCATCTGGACCAGCGCCATTTTCCCCGACCGCGCCCCGGCCGGCCAGGTGCTGTTTACCACGTTTGTGGGCGGCACCCAGTACGAGGAACACGCCCGCCAGCCAGAAGCCACCCAGAAAGCCGCCGTGCACGCCGAGCTGAGCCAACTCTACGGAATCCGGGAGGGCGCGCAACCTGCGTGGCAGTTCCGGTACTTTTGGGAGCGCGCCATTCCGCAGTTCGACCACCGCATCGTGGCCGCGCACGCCGCCGCCGATACGCTGCAAACCCAGAATATCTGGAGCGCGGCCAACTGGCGCGGCGGCGTGGGCGTACCGGACTGCATCCGGCATGCCCGACAAATTGCTGCTCAGCTTGTTGCGTAG
- a CDS encoding polyprenol monophosphomannose synthase, giving the protein MNDGLVLIPTYNERENAELILRKVFSLPKEFDVLIIDDGSPDGTAAIVRGLMAEFPNRLFLEERSGKLGLGTAYIHGFRWALERGYQYVFEMDADFSHNPDDLVRLYNACAHDGYDLAIGSRYIQGVNVVNWPMDRVLMSYFASAYVRFITGMPIRDATAGFKCYTARVLRTIELDRIRFVGYAFQIEMKWLAYKYVFRIKEVPIIFTDRTRGTSKMSKGIVQEAFLGVIKMKVDSWFRRFAPATPRATVSTGSATPASETR; this is encoded by the coding sequence ATGAATGACGGGCTCGTCCTGATACCAACCTACAATGAGCGCGAAAATGCGGAGCTGATCCTTCGCAAGGTCTTTTCGCTGCCCAAAGAGTTCGACGTGCTCATCATCGACGACGGCTCGCCGGACGGTACTGCGGCCATTGTGCGCGGGTTGATGGCGGAGTTTCCGAACCGGTTGTTTCTGGAAGAGCGCAGCGGTAAGCTGGGCTTGGGCACGGCCTACATCCACGGCTTCCGGTGGGCGCTGGAGCGCGGCTACCAGTATGTGTTTGAGATGGACGCCGACTTCTCCCACAACCCCGACGACTTGGTGCGCCTCTACAACGCCTGCGCCCACGATGGCTACGACTTGGCCATTGGCTCGCGCTACATTCAGGGTGTGAACGTGGTCAACTGGCCCATGGACCGGGTGCTGATGTCGTACTTCGCCTCGGCCTACGTGCGCTTCATCACGGGCATGCCCATCCGCGACGCCACGGCGGGCTTCAAATGCTACACGGCCCGCGTGCTGCGCACCATCGAGCTGGACCGGATCCGGTTCGTGGGCTATGCCTTCCAGATTGAGATGAAGTGGCTGGCCTACAAGTATGTCTTCCGCATCAAGGAGGTGCCGATTATCTTCACCGACCGCACCCGCGGCACTTCCAAGATGAGCAAGGGCATCGTGCAGGAAGCCTTCCTGGGCGTCATCAAGATGAAGGTAGACAGCTGGTTCCGGCGCTTTGCCCCGGCCACGCCGCGCGCTACCGTTTCGACTGGCAGCGCAACCCCGGCGTCGGAAACCCGGTAA
- a CDS encoding TerC family protein, whose amino-acid sequence MEITPWFWVGFNAFVLAMLLLDLLVFNRRAHVVRMREALGWSAFWIALSLTFNYLVYHFLGRTAALEFLTGYLIEKSLSVDNLFVFLLVFSYFKVPPQYQHKILFWGILGALVLRAVFILVGAALLAKFHFLLYVLGAFLVYTGVKMATNAGDPEIDPDSNPVVRFLSRHLPITNRLHDDRFLIRQDGRLFATPLLVVLVMVETTDVVFAADSIPAILAVSRDTFIVYTSNVFALLGLRALYFALEGLMRLFHYLQYGLSLILIFIGAKLLLSEVYHIPMGISLGVVGGILLLSVVASVLWPKKDEVNRDEVMK is encoded by the coding sequence ATGGAAATTACTCCCTGGTTCTGGGTGGGCTTCAATGCCTTCGTGCTGGCCATGCTGCTGCTCGATCTGCTGGTGTTCAACCGCCGGGCCCACGTGGTGCGCATGCGCGAAGCCTTGGGCTGGAGCGCCTTCTGGATTGCGCTGTCCCTCACGTTCAATTACCTGGTCTACCACTTCCTGGGGCGCACGGCCGCCCTGGAGTTCCTGACCGGCTATCTGATCGAGAAGTCGCTGAGCGTGGACAATCTGTTCGTGTTTCTGCTGGTGTTCAGCTACTTCAAGGTGCCGCCGCAGTACCAGCATAAGATTCTGTTCTGGGGGATTCTGGGGGCGCTGGTGCTGCGGGCTGTTTTCATTCTGGTGGGCGCGGCGCTGCTGGCCAAATTCCATTTCCTGCTCTATGTGCTGGGTGCCTTCCTGGTGTATACTGGCGTGAAGATGGCCACCAACGCCGGCGACCCCGAAATTGACCCCGACAGCAACCCGGTGGTGCGCTTCCTGAGCCGCCACCTGCCCATCACCAACCGCTTGCACGACGACCGGTTTCTGATCCGCCAAGACGGCCGGCTGTTTGCCACGCCCCTGCTGGTGGTGCTGGTGATGGTGGAAACCACCGACGTGGTATTTGCCGCCGATTCCATTCCGGCCATCCTGGCCGTCTCGCGCGACACGTTTATTGTGTACACCAGCAACGTGTTTGCGCTACTGGGGCTGCGGGCGCTGTACTTCGCCCTCGAAGGCCTGATGCGGCTGTTCCACTACCTGCAGTACGGCCTCTCGCTGATCCTCATCTTCATCGGGGCCAAGCTGCTGCTGTCCGAGGTCTACCACATTCCGATGGGGATTTCGCTGGGCGTGGTGGGCGGTATTCTACTGCTTTCTGTGGTTGCCTCCGTGCTGTGGCCTAAAAAGGATGAGGTGAATCGTGATGAGGTTATGAAGTAA
- a CDS encoding transglycosylase domain-containing protein, with product MSLVPRAAPTDTLLQARLLTVSLSVRSLFAGRPVFSNLEISDARFTARKTRSGQDNYSFLYRKKGAQPEVPRDTTQGVNYGLLANQLLEAGFDNIPDEADFQNFLVTYDSPRHRARVVMPRLSIEDGDIQGQLTAVIDSVENRVGVQGHIEPGDYALQAEVFGLERRPVTLPYVQRRYGARVQFDTLRFSLTDKELDDDQLTVRGTASAANFIVNHPKLSDRDVRFPRGGIDFVATLGQAYAALEKGTKVTLNRMEFYPTLSVRKLPLNQRVVGKMINGVRNRREMLAGLQVKADIESAETPANTFFAALPEGMFNTLEGMQGSGTLQYRMHLDLDMNQVDSLEFSSGLTPKDFRITRMGREDLNQLNEAFRYTAYNDKGDSIKTFKVGPVNPNFVPYDAVSDYLKAAIMTAEDPRFLSHKGFMEKAFVKSAIQNIKEKRFARGGSTISMQLVKNVFLTRQKTVTRKIEEALIVWLIENTGLVSKERMFEVYLNIIEWGPKIYGVKEAAEFYYAEDPAELNLSESLYMASIIPRPRRYQMSFNQYGEMRSAARYFHRLIADLMLQKGLISDGARNTLSYSLSFPGRAHGSIFRAVRDTVRATQPADSTQFEPLNLIDLLGGNAAPDEGVNTTVPAPAEGAPVPKP from the coding sequence ATGAGCCTGGTGCCCCGCGCCGCGCCTACCGATACGTTGCTGCAGGCCCGCCTGCTCACGGTGTCATTGAGCGTGCGCAGCCTGTTTGCGGGCCGCCCGGTGTTCAGCAACCTCGAAATCAGCGACGCCCGCTTCACGGCCCGCAAAACCCGCTCCGGTCAGGACAACTACTCGTTCCTATACCGCAAAAAAGGCGCCCAGCCCGAGGTGCCGCGCGACACGACGCAGGGCGTGAACTACGGGCTGCTGGCCAACCAGCTGCTGGAAGCCGGCTTCGATAACATTCCCGACGAGGCGGATTTCCAGAACTTCCTGGTGACCTACGACAGCCCCCGCCACCGGGCCCGCGTGGTGATGCCCCGCCTCTCCATTGAGGACGGCGACATTCAGGGCCAGCTCACGGCCGTTATCGACTCGGTGGAAAACCGGGTGGGCGTGCAGGGCCATATCGAACCCGGTGACTACGCCCTGCAGGCCGAGGTGTTTGGCCTGGAGCGCCGGCCCGTGACGCTGCCCTACGTGCAGCGCCGCTACGGGGCCCGCGTGCAGTTCGATACGCTGCGCTTCAGCCTCACCGATAAGGAGCTGGACGACGACCAGCTGACCGTGCGCGGCACGGCTTCGGCGGCCAACTTTATCGTGAACCACCCGAAGCTCTCGGACCGTGACGTGCGCTTCCCGCGCGGCGGCATCGACTTTGTGGCCACGCTGGGCCAGGCCTACGCGGCGCTGGAAAAGGGAACCAAAGTCACGCTCAACCGCATGGAGTTTTATCCCACGCTGAGCGTGCGCAAGCTGCCGCTCAACCAGCGCGTGGTCGGCAAGATGATCAATGGCGTGCGTAACCGCCGCGAAATGCTGGCGGGCCTGCAGGTGAAGGCTGATATCGAGTCGGCCGAAACGCCGGCCAATACGTTCTTCGCGGCGCTGCCCGAGGGCATGTTCAACACGCTGGAAGGCATGCAGGGCAGCGGCACGCTGCAGTACCGCATGCATCTCGACCTGGACATGAACCAGGTGGATAGTCTGGAGTTCAGCTCCGGCCTCACGCCCAAGGATTTCCGCATCACGCGCATGGGCCGCGAAGACCTCAACCAGCTCAACGAGGCGTTCCGCTACACCGCCTACAACGACAAAGGCGACTCCATCAAAACCTTCAAAGTAGGCCCCGTCAATCCGAATTTCGTGCCATACGACGCCGTGTCGGACTACCTGAAGGCGGCCATCATGACGGCCGAAGACCCGCGTTTCCTGTCGCACAAGGGCTTTATGGAAAAGGCGTTTGTGAAGTCGGCCATCCAGAACATCAAGGAAAAGCGCTTCGCCCGCGGCGGCAGCACCATTTCCATGCAGCTGGTGAAAAACGTGTTCCTGACCCGGCAGAAAACCGTGACCCGCAAGATTGAGGAAGCCCTGATTGTGTGGCTGATTGAAAACACGGGCCTCGTTTCGAAGGAGCGCATGTTTGAAGTGTACCTCAACATCATCGAGTGGGGGCCGAAGATCTACGGGGTGAAGGAGGCCGCCGAGTTCTACTACGCCGAGGATCCGGCTGAGCTGAACCTGTCGGAGAGCCTGTATATGGCCAGCATTATCCCGCGGCCACGGCGCTACCAGATGTCGTTCAACCAGTACGGTGAGATGCGCAGCGCGGCGCGCTACTTCCACCGCCTCATTGCCGACCTGATGCTGCAGAAAGGCCTGATTTCGGACGGCGCCCGCAACACGCTCAGCTACAGCCTGAGCTTCCCGGGCCGAGCCCACGGCTCCATCTTCCGAGCCGTGCGCGACACCGTGCGTGCCACCCAGCCCGCGGATTCCACGCAGTTTGAGCCACTTAACCTGATAGACCTGCTCGGCGGCAACGCCGCTCCCGACGAAGGCGTGAACACCACCGTGCCCGCACCCGCCGAAGGTGCACCAGTTCCTAAGCCGTAG
- the purB gene encoding adenylosuccinate lyase has protein sequence MNAAADYATLTPLTAVSPLDGRYRRTTAPLAPYFSELALIRYRVLVEVEYFIALCELPLPQLQAIDAALFPELRALYTSFSLADADAVKSYEQTTNHDVKAVEYFLRDKFTALGLEAYLEFIHFGLTSQDINNTAIPLSLQHGLINTLLPAYAQVRNALAARATEWDAVPMLARTHGQPASPTRLGKEVQVFVARLDAQVVLLGQVPFGAKFGGATGNFNAHHVAYPQVDWHQFGDVFVNNRLGLHRSFPTTQIEHYDHLAALCDALKRLNTILIDLARDVWQYISLGYFRQTIKAGEVGSSAMPHKVNPIDFENAEGNLGLANAMLEHLAAKLPISRLQRDLTDSTVLRNLGVPLGHTLIALTALQRGLNKLALDEAALARDLDASWPVVAEAIQTILRREAYPDPYNALKALTRTHGPITETTIREFIETLDVSEEVKAELRRISPHNYVGV, from the coding sequence ATGAACGCTGCTGCCGACTACGCCACGCTCACTCCGCTCACCGCTGTTTCGCCCCTGGATGGCCGCTACCGGCGCACCACCGCGCCCCTGGCCCCGTATTTCTCCGAGCTGGCCCTGATCCGCTACCGGGTGCTGGTGGAGGTGGAATACTTCATTGCCCTTTGCGAGCTGCCGCTGCCACAGCTGCAGGCCATAGATGCCGCCCTGTTCCCGGAGCTGCGCGCCCTCTACACCAGCTTCTCGCTGGCCGACGCCGACGCGGTAAAGTCCTATGAGCAAACCACCAACCACGACGTAAAGGCGGTGGAATACTTCCTGCGCGACAAGTTCACGGCTCTCGGGCTGGAGGCCTACCTGGAGTTCATTCACTTCGGCCTGACCTCGCAGGACATCAACAACACAGCCATTCCGCTGAGCTTGCAGCACGGCCTTATCAACACGCTGCTGCCGGCCTACGCGCAGGTGCGCAACGCCCTGGCCGCCCGCGCCACCGAGTGGGACGCCGTGCCGATGCTGGCCCGCACCCACGGCCAGCCGGCTTCGCCCACGCGCCTGGGCAAGGAAGTGCAAGTATTTGTGGCCCGGCTGGATGCCCAGGTGGTGCTGCTGGGCCAGGTCCCGTTCGGGGCCAAATTCGGGGGAGCCACCGGCAACTTCAACGCCCACCACGTGGCCTATCCGCAAGTCGACTGGCACCAGTTCGGTGACGTGTTCGTGAACAACCGCCTGGGGCTGCACCGCTCCTTCCCCACCACCCAGATCGAGCACTACGACCACCTGGCGGCCCTCTGCGACGCCCTCAAGCGGCTCAACACCATCCTCATCGACCTGGCCCGCGACGTGTGGCAGTACATTTCGCTGGGCTATTTCCGCCAGACCATCAAGGCCGGCGAAGTGGGCTCGTCGGCCATGCCGCACAAGGTAAACCCCATCGACTTTGAAAACGCGGAGGGCAATCTGGGCCTCGCCAACGCCATGCTGGAGCACCTGGCAGCCAAGCTGCCCATCAGCCGCCTGCAGCGCGACCTGACCGACTCCACGGTGCTGCGCAACCTGGGCGTGCCGCTGGGCCACACGCTCATCGCCCTCACGGCCCTGCAGCGCGGCCTTAATAAGCTGGCCCTCGACGAAGCCGCCCTCGCCCGCGACCTGGACGCCAGCTGGCCCGTGGTGGCTGAGGCCATCCAGACCATCCTGCGCCGCGAAGCCTACCCCGACCCCTACAACGCCCTCAAGGCCCTCACCCGCACGCACGGCCCCATCACCGAAACCACCATCCGCGAGTTCATCGAGACGCTGGACGTGAGTGAGGAAGTGAAAGCCGAGCTGCGCCGGATTTCGCCGCATAATTATGTAGGAGTGTAG